A region of Diospyros lotus cultivar Yz01 chromosome 3, ASM1463336v1, whole genome shotgun sequence DNA encodes the following proteins:
- the LOC127796535 gene encoding putative multidrug resistance protein, producing the protein MAARGMFRFADSIDKLLVLFGALGSIGDGLLTPLILLVLSGLIDDYGSAKSESANRSLANHMVDEYALKLLYVAIVVGASSFVEGICWTRTSERQTSRMRMEYLKSALRQEVGFFDNGEASSTTFQVISGITSDAHSIQDVIADKIPNFLANLSTSIFCIATSFGLSWKLALAALPLAVLFIIPGMLFGKVMMKQGMKMKDAYGVAGEIAEQTISSIRTVYSFVGEQQTLNRFSQALQKYVEQGIKQGLTKGLMMGSMGMIFVSWACEAWIGSLLVTEKGERAGRVFIASMCNVLGGVSVMTALRNISFFAEAKAAATRTTEMIDRVPRINPEDEKGRILEQVRGEIEFQDVYFSYPSRPDTWILQGLNLKLRAGKTVGLVGGSGSGKSTIISLLERFYDPVKGSIRLDGHKLKRLQLKWLRSQMGMVNQEPILFATSIMENILFGKEGASMELITAAAKAANAHNFISKLPEGYDTQVGQFGVQLSGGQKQRIAIARALLRDPRILLLDEATSALDAKSEKVVQEALDQASTGRTTIIIAHRLATIRKADTIVVLQSGKVVESGSHDELMQLNNGEGGAYFRMVKLQQSVTQNEASTGTYHTQGARSHHRTKSSPSLRTHAARPSLQGSPAYSFSPTISISETLSTEMPPRVDGDEETSKISSSPPSSQWRLLKMNAPEWKTTLLGCLGAVGSGAIQPVNSYCMGTLISVYMLQDNSDIKSETKIISFVFLGLAVINLISSLLQHYDFAVMGEYLTKRVREKMLGNMLTFEVGWFDEDENTSASICARLATEVNMVRSLVADRMSLLLQAITTSSLSFAIALVLTWRVAIVMIAMQPLLIGCFYSRSVLMKSMSEKAQKAQKEGSQLASEAAVNHRTITAFSSQERMLALFAATMKGPRKENIKQSWFSGAGLFSSQFLTTTSVAMTYWYGGRLMNQGLVTSKHLFQAFFILMSTSAHIADAGSMTSDLAKGSNALISIFADLDRKTEIEPDDPQGIKIERTIKGDIELRNVVFSYPSRPDQLIFRGLNLKIDAGKTIALVGQSGSGKSTIIGLIERFYDALNGSILIDGKDIKTYNLRNLRSHIALVSQEPTLFAGTIRENILYGKEDATETELKEAAILSNAHEFISAMKDGYETYCGERGVQLSGGQKQRIALARAVLKNPAILLLDEATSALDSVSENLVQEALEKMMVGRTCVIVAHRLSTIQKSDFIAVIKQGKVVEQGSHSELLAVGRGGAYHSLIKLQTNQSLGL; encoded by the exons ATGGCAGCCAGAGGGATGTTCCGGTTTGCTGATAGCATCGACAAGTTGCTGGTGTTGTTCGGAGCTCTGGGGAGTATTGGAGATGGGTTACTGACCCCTCTTATCTTGCTTGTTCTTAGTGGTCTGATCGATGATTATGGCAGTGCCAAATCCGAATCTGCCAACAGATCTTTGGCAAACCATATGGTGGATGAG TATGCTCTCAAGCTGCTTTATGTTGCCATAGTAGTTGGGGCATCTTCCTTTGTTG aAGGAATATGCTGGACAAGGACTTCAGAGCGGCAGACTTCTCGCATGAGAATGGAGTACTTGAAATCAGCCCTCAGGCAAGAAGTTGGTTTCTTTGATAATGGAGAAGCTTCTTCCACAACTTTCCAAGTCATTTCTGGCATCACCTCTGATGCCCATTCAATCCAAGATGTTATAGCAGACAag ATACCCAATTTCCTTGCAAACTTGTCAACTTCCATCTTCTGCATTGCAACTTCCTTTGGACTTTCATGGAAACTAGCACTGGCTGCGCTTCCATTGGCAGTTCTATTTATCATACCGGGGATGTTATTTGGGAAGGTAATGATGAAACAGGGGATGAAGATGAAGGATGCTTATGGTGTGGCAGGTGAGATAGCTGAACAGACAATCTCATCAATCCGCACTGTGTATTCATTTGTGGGGGAGCAACAAACTTTGAATAGGTTCAGCCAAGCACTACAAAAATATGTCGAACAGGGTATAAAACAAGGTTTAACAAAGGGCTTGATGATGGGAAGTATGGGAATGATTTTTGTGTCTTGGGCTTGCGAAGCATGGATTGGGAGCCTACTTGTCACTGAGAAAGGAGAACGAGCTGGCCGTGTTTTCATTGCTTCAATGTGCAATGTCCTGGGAGGAGT GTCTGTAATGACCGCCCTACGGAATATCTCCTTCTTCGCAGAAGCAAAAGCTGCAGCCACTAGAACAACTGAAATGATCGATCGAGTTCCTCGTATCAACCCTGAGGATGAGAAGGGAAGAATTCTAGAACAAGTGAGAGGAGAAATTGAGTTTCAAGATGTCTATTTCAGCTATCCGTCACGACCTGATACCTGGATTCTTCAAGGACTTAATCTCAAGCTGCGAGCTGGCAAAACAGTTGGCCTGGTCGGAGGCAGTGGTTCTGGCAAGTCCACCATCATTTCTTTGCTTGAAAGATTTTATGATCCTGTCAAAGGAAGCATTCGCCTTGATGGGCACAAATTGAAGAGACTTCAGCTTAAATGGTTGAGATCACAAATGGGGATGGTTAATCAGGAGCCTATTCTCTTTGCAACATCCATAATGGAGAATATTCTTTTTGGCAAGGAAGGGGCCTCCATGGAACTTATTACAGCTGCAGCTAAGGCTGCAAATGCACACAACttcatttcaaaattacccGAAGGATATGACACCCAA GTGGGGCAATTTGGAGTTCAATTGTCTGGAGGCCAAAAGCAAAGGATTGCCATAGCAAGGGCTTTACTTAGGGACCCGAGGATTCTTCTGCTTGATGAAGCTACAAGTGCCCTGGATGCAAAATCTGAGAAAGTAGTACAGGAAGCTTTGGACCAGGCTTCAACAGGACGCACGACAATCATCATTGCTCACCGACTAGCAACAATCCGTAAGGCTGACACCATAGTGGTGCTTCAGTCAGGAAAAGTAGTTGAATCAGGATCTCATGATGAGCTGATGCAACTGAATAATGGGGAAGGTGGAGCCTACTTTAGAATGGTGAAACTGCAACAATCAGTGACACAGAATGAAGCAAGTACTGGCACCTATCATACTCAAGGAGCCAGAAGCCACCATAGAACTAAGAGTTCCCCATCTCTCCGGACCCATGCAGCAAGACCTTCCTTGCAAGGTAGCCCGGCTTACTCTTTCAGCCCAACTATATCCATTAGCGAAACACTTTCCACTGAGATGCCACCTCGTGTTGACGGAGATGAAGAAACTTCGAAAATATCTTCTTCCCCTCCCTCTTCTCAATGGCGCTTGCTGAAGATGAATGCACCTGAGTGGAAGACAACACTGCTGGGCTGTTTAGGCGCAGTTGGTTCTGGTGCAATCCAGCCGGTTAATTCATACTGCATGGGAACGCTCATTTCAGTATATATGCTGCAGGACAACTCAGATATAAAATCAGAGACCAAAATCATTTCCTTCGTCTTCTTAGGCCTAGCTGTCATTAACTTAATCTCCAGCCTCCTGCAACACTATGATTTTGCGGTCATGGGAGAATACTTAACCAAAAGGGTGAGGGAGAAAATGCTAGGAAATATGCTTACCTTTGAGGTTGGATGGTTTGACGAAGATGAGAACACAAGTGCATCAATTTGTGCGCGATTAGCTACTGAAGTCAACATGGTCCGGTCCCTTGTTGCAGATCGTATGTCCTTGCTACTTCAGGCCATCACCACTTCTTCCCTGTCTTTTGCAATTGCACTGGTGCTCACATGGAGAGTGGCCATTGTAATGATAGCCATGCAGCCTTTACTCATAGGTTGCTTCTACTCCAGGTCTGTCTTAATGAAAAGCATGTCTGAGAAAGCCCAGAAGGCACAGAAAGAAGGCAGCCAATTAGCAAGTGAAGCGGCCGTCAATCACAGAACTATAACTGCCTTTTCTTCTCAGGAAAGAATGTTGGCTCTCTTTGCAGCCACCATGAAAGGCCCCCGGAAGGAAAACATAAAACAATCATGGTTTTCAGGTGCTGGGCTGTTCAGCTCCCAGTTTCTGACCACAACTTCTGTAGCCATGACTTACTGGTACGGAGGGAGACTAATGAATCAAGGATTGGTAACTTCCAAGCATCTGTTTCAGGCTTTTTTCATATTAATGTCCACAAGTGCGCACATAGCAGACGCAGGAAGCATGACGTCTGATTTAGCCAAAGGAAGCAATGCACTAATATCCATATTTGCAGACCTGGACCGGAAGACTGAAATCGAGCCTGACGATCCACAAGGGATTAAGATTGAAAGGACTATTAAAGGTGATATAGAGCTGAGGAATGTCGTCTTCTCGTATCCTTCCAGGCCTGATCAATTGATCTTCAGGGGCCTAAACCTAAAAATTGACGCCGGGAAAACAATTGCCCTCGTGGGACAGAGTGGTTCGGGCAAATCCACAATCATTGGCTTGATTGAAAGATTCTATGATGCATTGAACGGATCAATACTTATAGATGGAAAGGACATCAAAACCTATAATTTAAGAAACTTGAGATCACACATTGCATTGGTAAGTCAAGAGCCAACACTCTTTGCAGGAACCATCCGCGAGAACATCCTCTACGGAAAAGAAGACGCCACAGAAACTGAATTAAAAGAGGCCGCAATTCTTTCGAATGCTCATGAATTCATCAGCGCCATGAAAGATGGATACGAAACTTACTGTGGGGAAAGAGGAGTGCAGCTGTCGGGCGGCCAGAAGCAGCGGATTGCTCTGGCTCGAGCGGTGCTGAAGAATCCGGCGATCCTGCTTTTGGACGAGGCGACCAGTGCCCTAGACAGCGTATCGGAGAATCTAGTCCAGGAAGCTCTAGAGAAGATGATGGTTGGGAGAACTTgcgtgattgtggctcacaggCTGTCTACGATTCAGAAGTCGGACTTCATTGCTGTGATAAAGCAAGGGAAGGTTGTAGAGCAAGGATCGCACTCAGAGCTGCTGGCAGTGGGGCGAGGTGGAGCCTATCACTCCCTGATAAAGCTTCAAACCAATCAGTCCCTCGGCCTGTAA